From one Mycobacterium colombiense CECT 3035 genomic stretch:
- a CDS encoding MCE family protein produces the protein MLKYRGAHLIRAGFIGFVLVVLIIVIGLRSQQLVSMATSIRYQALFAEAGGLTAGNDVRVSGVKLGTVSDVALSHGKALVTFTLDAKVRLGSRTTAHIKTGTVLGARMLAVEPAGSRVLHSSDVIPLSQTSSPYSLTDAVSDFAGNTADTDTGSLNRSLDTLAETIDRIAPRLGSTFDGLSRLSRSLNGRNDSLANLLKSAADVTGVLSARSQQVNTLLLDANDLMGVLKQRRYAVVNLLANTSALAKELSGMVADNEKELAPTLKQLNSVTAMLEKNRDNIAKAIVGLAKYQVTQGESVNNGFYYNAFVGNLLPAQALQPFLDYAFGFRRGTNAGQPPDNAGPRAEFPWPHNGIPGGR, from the coding sequence ATGCTCAAATATCGCGGAGCTCACCTGATCCGGGCCGGCTTCATCGGCTTCGTGCTGGTTGTGCTGATCATCGTCATCGGATTGCGCTCCCAGCAGTTGGTGTCGATGGCCACGTCGATCCGGTACCAAGCGCTGTTCGCCGAAGCCGGTGGCCTGACCGCCGGCAACGACGTCCGGGTGTCGGGCGTCAAACTGGGAACGGTCTCCGACGTCGCGCTCAGTCACGGCAAAGCACTGGTGACCTTCACCCTGGACGCGAAGGTGCGCCTCGGATCGCGCACCACCGCGCACATCAAGACGGGGACGGTGCTGGGTGCGCGGATGCTGGCGGTGGAGCCGGCGGGTAGCCGAGTCCTGCATTCGTCCGACGTCATCCCGCTGTCTCAGACCTCATCGCCCTACTCGCTGACGGATGCCGTCAGCGACTTCGCCGGCAACACCGCCGACACGGACACCGGTTCGCTCAACCGGTCGCTGGACACGCTGGCCGAAACGATCGACCGGATTGCGCCGCGCCTGGGATCCACATTCGACGGGCTGAGCCGGCTGTCGCGCTCGCTGAACGGCAGAAACGACTCACTGGCCAACCTGCTCAAGAGCGCCGCCGATGTGACCGGGGTCCTGTCTGCGCGCAGCCAACAGGTCAACACCTTGCTGCTCGACGCCAACGACCTGATGGGGGTCTTGAAGCAACGCCGCTACGCAGTCGTCAATCTGCTGGCCAACACTTCGGCGCTCGCCAAGGAGTTGTCCGGGATGGTGGCCGACAACGAAAAGGAACTGGCACCGACCCTGAAGCAACTCAACTCGGTCACCGCGATGCTGGAGAAGAATCGGGACAACATCGCCAAGGCGATCGTCGGCCTGGCGAAATACCAGGTGACGCAGGGGGAGTCGGTCAACAATGGCTTCTACTACAACGCCTTCGTCGGAAACCTGTTGCCGGCACAGGCCCTGCAGCCGTTCCTCGACTACGCCTTCGGATTCCGGCGAGGCACCAACGCGGGCCAACCACCCGACAATGCCGGCCCGCGAGCTGAATTCCCGTGGCCGCACAACGGTATCCCGGGAGGACGATGA
- a CDS encoding 2-keto-4-pentenoate hydratase encodes MLSREVRDELAADLAQAERSGEPIAPLTAAHPDIDVVDAYEIQLINIRQRVAEGARVLGHKVGLSSKAIQQMMGVDEPDYGHLLDEMQLFEDTPVKANRYLYPRVEVEVGFVLNADLPGAGCTEDDVLAATEALVPSIELIDTRITDWQIELCDTIADNASSAGFVLGAARVSPQDIDVKGIDAVLRCNGEVVAEGRTDAVLGNPVTAVAWLARKVDGFGVRLRKGDVVLPGSCTRAIDARPGDEFVAEFTGLGSVRLSLE; translated from the coding sequence ATGCTCAGCCGTGAGGTGCGTGACGAGCTGGCTGCGGACTTGGCGCAGGCCGAGCGGAGCGGTGAGCCGATCGCCCCGCTTACTGCGGCCCATCCGGACATCGATGTCGTCGACGCCTATGAGATTCAGCTGATCAATATCCGCCAGAGGGTCGCGGAGGGGGCCCGGGTGCTGGGCCACAAGGTGGGCCTGTCGAGCAAGGCGATCCAGCAGATGATGGGTGTCGATGAGCCGGACTATGGGCATCTGCTCGACGAGATGCAGTTGTTCGAGGACACCCCGGTCAAGGCGAACCGCTACCTGTACCCGCGGGTGGAGGTCGAAGTGGGGTTCGTGTTGAATGCGGATCTGCCGGGGGCGGGGTGCACCGAGGACGATGTGTTGGCGGCGACCGAGGCGTTGGTGCCGTCGATTGAGCTGATCGACACTCGGATCACCGACTGGCAGATCGAACTGTGCGACACCATCGCCGACAACGCCTCGTCGGCGGGTTTCGTGCTCGGTGCGGCGCGCGTTTCACCGCAGGACATCGACGTCAAGGGGATTGACGCGGTGTTGCGCTGCAACGGCGAGGTGGTCGCCGAAGGCCGGACCGACGCGGTGCTGGGCAACCCGGTCACCGCGGTGGCTTGGCTGGCCCGCAAGGTGGACGGCTTCGGTGTGCGGCTGCGCAAGGGCGACGTGGTGCTGCCCGGATCCTGCACCCGGGCGATCGACGCCCGTCCCGGTGACGAGTTCGTCGCGGAGTTTACCGGGCTGGGTTCGGTCCGATTGTCGTTGGAATAG
- the dmpG gene encoding 4-hydroxy-2-oxovalerate aldolase has protein sequence MSTQDIFFDPVWDIRLTDTSLRDGSHHKRHQFTKDEVGAIVAALDTAGVPVIEVTHGDGLGGSSFNYGFSKTPEQELIKLAAQTATAAKIAFLMLPGVGTKEDIKEAQNNGGEICRIATHCTEADVSIQHFGLARELGLETVGFLMMSHTISPEKLAAQARIMADAGCQCVYVVDSAGALVLEGVRDRVAALVAELGDDAQVGFHGHENLGLGVANSVEAVRAGAKQIDGSCRRFGAGAGNAPVEALIGVFDKIGVKTGIDFFDIADAAEEVVAPAMPAECLLDRNALIMGYSGVYSSFLKHAIRQSERYGVPAHQLLHRAGQRKLIGGQEDQLIDIALEIKREQENGATAPH, from the coding sequence ATGAGCACCCAAGACATTTTCTTCGATCCGGTCTGGGACATCCGGCTGACCGACACGTCGTTGCGCGACGGCTCCCACCACAAGCGCCACCAGTTCACCAAAGACGAAGTGGGCGCGATCGTGGCCGCCCTGGACACCGCGGGGGTGCCGGTCATCGAGGTCACCCACGGCGACGGCCTGGGTGGGTCGAGCTTTAACTACGGGTTCTCCAAGACCCCCGAACAGGAGCTGATCAAGCTCGCCGCCCAGACCGCCACAGCGGCCAAGATCGCCTTTTTGATGCTGCCCGGGGTGGGCACCAAAGAAGACATCAAAGAGGCCCAGAACAACGGCGGGGAGATCTGCCGGATCGCCACGCACTGCACCGAGGCCGACGTCTCGATCCAGCACTTCGGCCTGGCCCGCGAACTCGGCCTAGAAACCGTCGGGTTCTTGATGATGAGCCACACCATCTCACCGGAGAAACTGGCCGCCCAGGCCCGCATCATGGCCGACGCCGGCTGCCAGTGCGTGTATGTGGTCGATTCGGCCGGGGCGCTGGTCCTCGAGGGCGTGCGTGACCGGGTCGCCGCGCTGGTCGCCGAACTCGGCGACGACGCCCAAGTCGGCTTCCACGGCCACGAGAACCTCGGGCTCGGGGTGGCCAACAGCGTGGAGGCCGTCCGCGCCGGGGCCAAGCAGATCGACGGCTCGTGCCGCCGGTTCGGCGCCGGTGCCGGCAACGCGCCCGTCGAGGCCCTCATCGGGGTGTTCGACAAGATCGGCGTCAAGACCGGCATCGATTTCTTCGACATCGCCGACGCCGCCGAAGAAGTCGTCGCCCCGGCCATGCCCGCCGAGTGCCTACTCGACCGCAACGCCCTGATCATGGGCTACTCCGGGGTATATTCCAGCTTCCTCAAACACGCCATCCGCCAATCCGAACGCTACGGCGTACCCGCCCACCAACTCCTGCACCGCGCCGGCCAGCGCAAACTCATCGGCGGCCAAGAAGACCAACTCATCGACATCGCCCTAGAAATCAAACGCGAACAAGAAAACGGCGCCACAGCCCCACACTGA
- a CDS encoding enoyl-CoA hydratase, which produces MDAPNEDEVVTYRVTAGVAVITMNRPRFRNAQNSAMTYALDAAFQRAVEDDAASVIVLAGAGEHFSAGHDIGTPGRDHHVSYDNRAVLWWDHVGKPGGDQRFAREMEVYLGMCRRWREIPKPTIAMVQGACIAGGLMLAWICDLIVAAEDAFFSDPVVRMGIPGVEYFAHPWVLGPRFAKEILFTGDRFDARRAYAVGMVNRVVPRLELERETLRLAAHIAKMPRFGLALTKRSINQCEDQMGLRNGMDAVFGLHHLAHAHNAEVGMGSLGGMDVKAMASAGDEAPGCHAQP; this is translated from the coding sequence ATGGACGCACCAAACGAAGATGAAGTGGTCACTTACCGGGTGACCGCCGGCGTTGCCGTTATCACCATGAATCGTCCGCGATTTCGCAACGCACAGAACTCGGCGATGACCTATGCCCTCGACGCCGCGTTCCAACGGGCGGTCGAGGACGACGCGGCGAGCGTGATCGTCTTGGCGGGCGCCGGCGAGCATTTCAGCGCGGGGCACGATATCGGGACTCCCGGCCGCGACCACCACGTCAGTTACGACAATCGCGCCGTGCTGTGGTGGGACCATGTCGGCAAACCGGGCGGCGATCAGCGCTTCGCCCGCGAAATGGAGGTCTACCTGGGGATGTGCCGACGCTGGCGCGAGATTCCCAAGCCCACCATCGCCATGGTGCAGGGCGCTTGTATCGCCGGCGGCCTGATGCTGGCCTGGATCTGCGATCTGATCGTGGCCGCCGAGGACGCCTTTTTCAGCGACCCCGTCGTGCGGATGGGCATCCCTGGCGTCGAGTACTTCGCTCATCCCTGGGTGCTGGGACCACGGTTCGCCAAGGAGATCCTATTCACCGGCGACAGGTTCGACGCTCGGCGCGCCTACGCGGTCGGCATGGTCAACCGGGTGGTTCCGCGTCTCGAGCTGGAACGCGAAACACTGCGGCTCGCAGCGCATATCGCAAAGATGCCACGCTTCGGTCTGGCGTTGACGAAGCGATCGATCAACCAGTGTGAGGATCAGATGGGGTTACGCAACGGCATGGACGCCGTCTTCGGCCTGCATCACCTCGCCCACGCGCACAATGCAGAAGTCGGGATGGGCTCGCTTGGCGGCATGGATGTCAAGGCCATGGCCTCGGCGGGTGACGAGGCGCCTGGGTGCCATGCTCAGCCGTGA
- a CDS encoding acetaldehyde dehydrogenase (acetylating), whose protein sequence is MPAKASVAIVGSGNISTDLLYKLLRSEWLEPRWMVGIDPDSEGLARARKLGLETTHEGVDWLLAQPEKPDLVFEATSAYVHRDAAPKYEAAGIRAIDLTPAAVGPAVIPPANLRAHVDAPNVNMITCGGQATIPIVYAVSRVVEVPYAEIVASVASLSAGPGTRANIDEFTKTTSKGVETIGGAQRGKAIIILNPADPPMIMRDTIFCAIPEDADRAAIAQSIHDVVAEVQSYVPGYRLLNEPQFDDPSLHSGGQALVTTFVEVEGAGDYLPPYAGNLDIMTAAATKVGEQIAKESLSATAKGAQS, encoded by the coding sequence ATGCCGGCTAAGGCGAGTGTGGCCATTGTCGGGTCGGGGAATATCAGCACTGACCTGCTCTATAAGTTGTTGCGATCGGAGTGGCTGGAACCGCGCTGGATGGTGGGTATCGACCCGGACAGTGAGGGTTTGGCCCGGGCCCGCAAGCTGGGTTTGGAGACCACCCACGAGGGGGTGGACTGGTTGTTGGCCCAGCCTGAGAAGCCTGATCTGGTGTTCGAGGCGACCAGTGCCTATGTGCATCGCGACGCCGCGCCGAAGTATGAGGCCGCCGGGATCCGGGCCATCGACTTGACGCCGGCCGCGGTGGGGCCGGCGGTGATCCCGCCGGCCAACCTGCGCGCGCATGTGGACGCCCCCAACGTCAACATGATCACCTGCGGTGGTCAGGCCACGATCCCGATCGTGTACGCGGTCTCCCGCGTCGTCGAGGTGCCGTACGCCGAGATCGTGGCCTCGGTGGCGTCGCTGTCGGCCGGCCCGGGGACGCGGGCCAACATCGATGAGTTCACCAAGACCACCAGCAAAGGCGTGGAGACCATCGGCGGCGCCCAGCGCGGTAAGGCGATCATCATCTTGAACCCGGCCGATCCGCCGATGATCATGCGCGACACCATCTTTTGCGCCATCCCGGAAGACGCCGACCGGGCCGCGATCGCCCAGTCCATCCATGACGTGGTGGCCGAGGTGCAGTCCTATGTGCCGGGCTACCGGTTGCTCAACGAGCCCCAGTTCGACGATCCGTCGCTGCACTCGGGGGGTCAGGCGCTGGTCACCACGTTCGTCGAGGTCGAGGGTGCGGGCGACTATTTGCCGCCTTACGCTGGAAATCTGGACATCATGACCGCCGCGGCCACCAAGGTCGGCGAACAGATCGCCAAAGAGTCGTTGAGCGCGACGGCTAAAGGAGCGCAATCATGA
- a CDS encoding MCE family protein, whose translation MNSAVRPLLGLVIIGAIGAIVAGTVFLFQGGASESVPVTVMSPRAGLVMNPDAKVKLHGAQVGKVSSIENLPDGRAAIHLAMDPAWLHLIPANTRVDIESTTVFGSKFVQLIPPPDPSPRSLTAGQILDSEHVTVEINTVFQQLVSVLSQIEPEKLNEALGALAQAMSGRGAKFGRTLADLDTLLTKIDPSLLTLSREMAVAPGVLRAYADAGPDLVRTIENGTRVSDTVVDRQRDLDALLISAIGLADIGNDLLATNAKPLETVLHSLTPTTDLTNEYHQALTCGLAGLKPLATGPPLPVPGVLLLDSFLLGTERYRYPQNLPKVAATGGPQCMGLPNVGFGQRPPYLVTDIDANQAQYGNQGILLNSNRLKQMLFGPIDGPPRNTPQIGQPG comes from the coding sequence TTGAACTCCGCTGTGCGCCCGCTACTCGGACTTGTCATCATCGGCGCGATCGGTGCGATCGTGGCGGGAACCGTCTTCCTGTTTCAGGGCGGTGCCTCGGAATCGGTTCCGGTCACCGTGATGTCGCCGCGCGCCGGGCTGGTGATGAATCCGGACGCCAAGGTGAAGCTGCACGGCGCGCAGGTCGGCAAGGTCTCCTCGATCGAAAACCTGCCGGACGGGCGGGCGGCCATTCATCTGGCGATGGATCCGGCATGGCTGCATCTGATCCCGGCGAACACGCGAGTAGACATCGAATCGACCACCGTCTTCGGATCGAAATTCGTTCAGCTGATACCACCACCGGATCCCTCTCCGCGATCGTTGACGGCGGGTCAAATCCTGGACTCCGAGCATGTGACGGTCGAAATCAACACGGTGTTCCAACAGCTGGTTTCGGTGCTGTCGCAAATCGAACCAGAGAAGCTGAACGAAGCCCTGGGCGCGCTCGCGCAGGCTATGAGCGGCCGCGGCGCAAAGTTTGGTCGCACGTTGGCCGATCTCGACACGCTCCTGACCAAAATCGACCCCAGCCTTCTTACCCTGAGCCGTGAAATGGCAGTGGCGCCAGGTGTGCTCCGGGCGTATGCCGATGCGGGCCCGGATCTTGTCAGGACAATCGAAAACGGCACCCGCGTCAGCGACACGGTGGTCGACCGGCAGCGGGATCTGGACGCACTGCTGATCAGCGCGATCGGGTTGGCCGACATCGGAAACGACCTGTTGGCAACCAACGCGAAGCCGCTGGAGACCGTCCTGCATTCGCTGACTCCCACCACTGACCTGACCAATGAATACCACCAGGCCCTCACCTGCGGCCTGGCCGGCCTGAAACCGTTGGCCACCGGCCCACCGCTGCCCGTGCCGGGGGTGCTGTTGCTGGATTCGTTTCTGCTGGGCACCGAACGTTATCGGTATCCGCAGAACCTGCCCAAGGTCGCGGCGACCGGCGGTCCGCAGTGTATGGGCCTACCGAATGTCGGCTTCGGACAGCGGCCCCCGTATCTCGTCACCGACATCGACGCCAACCAGGCACAGTACGGAAACCAGGGAATCTTGTTGAACTCCAACCGTCTCAAGCAAATGCTGTTCGGCCCAATCGACGGTCCGCCACGCAACACCCCGCAGATCGGGCAGCCCGGATGA
- a CDS encoding ABC transporter permease → MALQATYPGLAREIGKPVAALAGIGDHAVFYGRSIAGAPFAVTRYRREIIRLAAEISMGSGTLAMIGGTVVIVGFLTLATGGTLAIQGYSSLGNIGIEALTGFLAAFINVRISAPIVAGIGLAATFGAGVTAQLGAMRINEEIDALESMGIRPVSYLVSTRLIAGMLAITPLYSIAVILSFVASQFTTVVVLGQSGGLYGHYFSTFLNPTDLVWSFLQAILMALAILLIHTYYGYFASGGPSGVGVAVGNAVRTSLIVVVSVTLLVSLAIYGANGNFNLSG, encoded by the coding sequence GTGGCGTTACAAGCGACGTATCCGGGCCTGGCTCGGGAAATAGGCAAACCGGTTGCTGCGCTGGCCGGGATCGGTGATCACGCCGTGTTTTACGGAAGGTCGATCGCCGGGGCGCCGTTTGCGGTCACCCGCTACCGACGAGAGATCATTCGTCTGGCCGCTGAAATCAGCATGGGTTCAGGGACATTGGCGATGATCGGTGGCACGGTCGTCATCGTCGGATTTCTCACCTTGGCAACCGGTGGGACGCTGGCGATCCAGGGGTACAGCTCGCTGGGCAATATCGGTATCGAGGCGTTGACCGGGTTTTTGGCTGCGTTCATCAATGTCCGGATCTCGGCGCCCATCGTCGCCGGTATCGGCTTGGCGGCGACTTTCGGTGCCGGGGTGACCGCCCAGCTGGGCGCGATGCGGATCAACGAGGAGATCGACGCGCTGGAAAGCATGGGCATCCGGCCCGTGTCGTACTTGGTCAGCACCCGGCTCATCGCGGGGATGCTGGCGATCACACCGTTGTATTCGATCGCGGTGATCTTGTCGTTTGTCGCAAGTCAATTCACGACAGTGGTGGTGTTAGGGCAATCGGGGGGCTTGTACGGTCACTATTTCTCGACCTTCCTGAACCCGACTGATTTGGTGTGGTCGTTTCTGCAGGCAATCCTCATGGCTTTGGCCATCCTCTTGATCCACACGTACTACGGCTATTTCGCGAGCGGGGGCCCGTCGGGCGTGGGTGTGGCGGTGGGTAATGCGGTGCGGACCTCGCTGATCGTTGTCGTCTCGGTGACCCTGCTGGTCTCGTTGGCCATCTATGGGGCCAACGGAAACTTCAACCTGTCGGGCTAG
- a CDS encoding MCE family protein: MRGGGGTAVKFGAFAVVTLLLTAALFAILGQYRTGATNGYSAVFTDASSLKPGDSVRAAGIRVGTVDGVVLQPDNSVLVAFDADRAVMLTTSTRVAVRYLNLVGDRYLELLDAPGSASIQAPGSRIPRNRTEPALDLDLLLGGLKPVIQGLNPQAVNALTNSLLQILQGSSGDVESLFAKTSSFSNALADNDTVVQRLIDNLNEVLATVAKDGDRFSGTVDRLQQLIAGLSQDRDPIGDAITALDSGTASLADLLTQARAPLAGTVGQLNRLAPLLDNDKARLDLSLQRAPENYRKLVRLGAYGSFINQYLCGISIRVSDLQGRTAVFPWITQNTGRCGEP; this comes from the coding sequence ATGAGAGGAGGGGGCGGGACTGCCGTCAAGTTCGGAGCCTTCGCCGTGGTGACGCTGCTGTTGACCGCGGCCCTGTTCGCGATTCTCGGGCAATACCGCACGGGTGCGACCAACGGCTACTCGGCCGTGTTCACAGACGCATCCAGTCTGAAGCCGGGAGATTCGGTGCGCGCCGCAGGAATTCGGGTGGGGACGGTCGACGGCGTCGTCCTGCAGCCGGACAACTCGGTGCTGGTGGCATTCGATGCCGACCGCGCGGTGATGCTCACCACCAGCACCAGGGTCGCGGTGCGCTACCTCAATCTGGTCGGTGACCGCTACCTCGAGCTGCTCGATGCGCCCGGTTCCGCGTCGATCCAAGCGCCCGGTTCACGGATCCCGCGAAACCGCACCGAGCCGGCACTGGACCTGGATTTGCTGCTCGGCGGACTCAAACCGGTGATCCAGGGGCTCAACCCGCAAGCGGTCAATGCGCTGACCAACTCGCTGCTGCAAATTTTGCAGGGCAGCAGCGGCGATGTGGAGTCGCTGTTCGCCAAGACCTCGTCGTTTTCGAATGCGTTGGCAGACAACGATACTGTGGTGCAGCGACTGATCGACAATCTCAACGAGGTGCTCGCCACGGTCGCCAAGGACGGCGACAGGTTTTCCGGGACCGTGGATCGCCTCCAACAACTCATTGCCGGGCTATCGCAGGACCGCGACCCCATCGGTGACGCCATCACGGCACTGGACAGCGGGACCGCATCGTTGGCGGACCTGCTAACCCAGGCGCGTGCACCGTTGGCCGGAACCGTTGGCCAACTCAATCGGCTGGCTCCGCTGCTCGACAATGACAAGGCGCGACTGGACCTTTCATTGCAGCGCGCTCCGGAAAACTATCGCAAACTCGTCCGCCTGGGCGCGTACGGAAGTTTCATCAACCAATACCTGTGTGGAATTTCCATTCGGGTCAGCGACCTTCAAGGCCGCACCGCGGTATTCCCATGGATCACCCAAAACACCGGAAGGTGCGGGGAGCCCTGA
- a CDS encoding MCE family protein, translating to MRARPPWITKVLMSILIGLIVCGTTFLVHLEFFGPKIITAYFSSATAIYPGDEVRVVGVKVGTIKSIEPQGTQARMTLAVDHDVPIPANAKAVIVAQNLVAARYVQLTPAYDAGGSGGPVMADGAVIGVERTAVPVEWDEVKTQLMRLATDLGPTNGVSATSLGRFIDSAANAMAGNGDKLRQAIGQLSTVGRVLAAGSGNVTEIIQNLQIFVAALRASNVQIVQFQDRLATVSSIVDDNRSDLDAALTNLSSAVGEVKRFIAGSRDQTAEQISRLANVTQNLADNRMGVENLLHVAPNAIANGYNIYSPDSGTARGAFAMSNFANPVTLVCSAIGAVKNATATETGKLCAQYLGPALRLINFNYLPIPFNAYLAKSPSPGNLVYSDPKLAPGGSGGVPPIPSEPPAVSAYTGADDIPPPAGWGMPPGPPGAYAPNGLPADPSPALFPGAPVPPGVPRAAQPAPAPGNLRDMLLPAQSQPPVAATAQPGGGTQ from the coding sequence ATGCGGGCGCGGCCACCGTGGATCACCAAGGTGCTGATGTCGATCCTGATAGGGCTTATCGTTTGCGGCACAACGTTCCTGGTGCATCTGGAGTTCTTCGGGCCCAAGATCATCACCGCATATTTCAGCTCGGCGACGGCGATCTATCCCGGGGACGAGGTGCGAGTCGTCGGCGTCAAAGTGGGCACCATCAAATCGATTGAACCGCAGGGGACCCAGGCCAGGATGACCCTCGCCGTCGACCACGACGTGCCGATCCCGGCGAACGCGAAAGCAGTGATCGTGGCGCAGAACCTCGTCGCGGCCCGTTACGTTCAGCTGACGCCGGCCTACGATGCCGGCGGTTCCGGAGGTCCTGTCATGGCCGACGGTGCGGTGATCGGCGTGGAGCGCACCGCGGTGCCCGTGGAGTGGGACGAAGTCAAGACGCAACTGATGCGACTGGCGACGGACCTGGGCCCGACCAACGGAGTATCGGCCACGTCGCTCGGCCGCTTCATCGACAGCGCCGCCAATGCCATGGCGGGCAATGGGGACAAGCTGCGGCAGGCCATCGGCCAGCTCTCCACCGTGGGTCGCGTCCTGGCCGCAGGCAGTGGCAACGTCACGGAAATCATCCAGAACCTGCAGATCTTCGTGGCGGCGCTGCGCGCCAGCAACGTTCAGATTGTGCAGTTTCAAGACCGGCTCGCCACCGTGAGCAGCATCGTCGACGACAACCGGTCGGATCTGGACGCCGCGCTCACCAACCTCTCCTCAGCGGTCGGCGAGGTAAAGCGATTCATCGCCGGAAGCAGGGACCAGACCGCAGAGCAGATCTCGCGACTGGCCAACGTGACTCAGAATCTGGCCGACAACCGCATGGGGGTGGAGAACCTGTTACATGTGGCACCCAACGCGATCGCCAACGGCTACAACATCTACAGCCCCGACAGCGGGACGGCCCGAGGGGCCTTCGCGATGTCGAACTTCGCCAATCCGGTGACACTGGTGTGCTCGGCAATCGGGGCCGTCAAGAACGCCACCGCAACCGAGACCGGCAAATTGTGCGCGCAATACCTCGGCCCGGCGCTGCGTTTGATCAACTTCAACTACCTGCCGATACCGTTCAATGCCTACCTGGCCAAATCGCCGAGCCCGGGAAATCTCGTGTACTCCGATCCGAAACTGGCTCCCGGTGGGTCCGGCGGAGTCCCCCCGATCCCGTCCGAACCGCCGGCGGTATCGGCGTACACGGGTGCCGATGACATACCGCCGCCTGCTGGGTGGGGGATGCCGCCCGGCCCGCCGGGAGCCTATGCGCCCAACGGATTACCGGCTGATCCCTCGCCCGCGTTGTTCCCGGGTGCGCCGGTTCCACCCGGGGTGCCCAGGGCGGCGCAACCGGCGCCCGCGCCGGGCAATCTGCGGGACATGTTGCTACCGGCCCAGTCCCAGCCGCCGGTGGCTGCCACGGCGCAGCCGGGCGGGGGGACACAGTGA
- a CDS encoding MlaE family ABC transporter permease, whose protein sequence is MAADAAKFLFRRPFQGREFLEQSWFVARVSMMPTLLVAIPFTVLVSFTLNILLRELGAADLSGAGAAFGAVTQVGPLVTVLIVAGAGATAMCADLGSRTIREEIDALEVLGINPIQRLVAPRMLASGVVALLLNSVVCIIGILGGYFFSVFVQQVNPGAFAAGITLLTGIPELIISSVKALLFGLVAGLVACYRGLTITGGGAKAVGNAVNETVVYAFMSLFVINVVVTAIGIQMTAK, encoded by the coding sequence ATGGCGGCCGATGCGGCAAAGTTTCTCTTCCGCAGGCCGTTTCAGGGGCGTGAGTTTCTGGAGCAGTCCTGGTTCGTCGCGCGTGTGTCGATGATGCCGACGCTTCTGGTGGCCATCCCGTTCACGGTGCTGGTCAGCTTCACGCTGAACATCCTGCTGCGCGAGTTGGGTGCGGCCGATTTGTCCGGGGCGGGCGCGGCCTTCGGCGCGGTCACCCAGGTGGGTCCATTGGTCACGGTGTTGATCGTGGCCGGCGCGGGCGCCACGGCGATGTGTGCGGACCTCGGCTCACGAACCATCCGCGAGGAGATCGACGCGCTGGAAGTGTTGGGCATCAATCCGATTCAGCGACTGGTGGCACCGCGCATGCTGGCGTCGGGGGTGGTGGCACTCCTGCTCAACAGCGTGGTCTGCATCATCGGCATACTGGGCGGCTATTTCTTTTCGGTGTTCGTCCAGCAGGTCAACCCGGGAGCATTCGCCGCCGGTATCACCCTGTTGACCGGAATTCCCGAACTCATCATCTCGTCGGTCAAAGCTCTGCTGTTCGGTCTGGTCGCGGGTTTGGTCGCCTGCTATCGCGGCCTGACGATCACCGGCGGTGGCGCCAAGGCGGTCGGCAACGCCGTCAACGAGACCGTGGTGTACGCGTTCATGTCGCTTTTCGTCATCAACGTGGTCGTCACGGCCATCGGTATTCAGATGACGGCGAAGTAG